A single region of the Mycobacterium avium subsp. avium genome encodes:
- a CDS encoding SLOG family protein, translated as MRVVLVTGARDWPDDHIVWGVLSEQVREHGPFVLVHGGLPVGVDALAHEWLSIEDPACDLPCCDPENMRLMQQLEESYPVDLRAEGFAGIATRNQRMVDRGADVCLAFIGQRSRGSIDCMTRADIAGIPVIQYGPEVGPQSAKHGTLCCSACEHPAIEHDGDGCHVFGDLDDCTCAGYQVDPTDLV; from the coding sequence ATGCGCGTTGTGTTGGTGACCGGTGCGCGCGACTGGCCCGACGACCATATCGTGTGGGGTGTGCTCTCGGAGCAGGTACGGGAGCACGGCCCGTTCGTATTGGTGCACGGCGGATTGCCGGTGGGCGTTGACGCCCTGGCCCACGAATGGCTGTCGATTGAGGATCCGGCGTGCGACCTTCCGTGCTGCGATCCTGAGAACATGCGCCTGATGCAGCAACTCGAGGAGAGCTATCCCGTCGACCTGAGGGCCGAAGGATTCGCCGGTATCGCAACGCGTAATCAGCGCATGGTCGATCGCGGCGCCGATGTGTGCCTGGCCTTCATCGGTCAGCGGTCGCGCGGATCCATTGACTGCATGACGCGCGCCGACATCGCCGGTATCCCGGTCATCCAATACGGTCCCGAGGTCGGTCCCCAGAGCGCCAAGCACGGCACCCTCTGCTGCTCGGCCTGCGAACACCCCGCCATTGAGCACGATGGCGACGGCTGCCACGTGTTCGGTGACCTCGACGACTGCACTTGCGCCGGCTACCAGGTCGACCCGACGGATCTCGTGTAA